The following proteins are encoded in a genomic region of Actinomadura sp. NAK00032:
- the lysA gene encoding diaminopimelate decarboxylase: protein MSRVHPAGPRHADVLPEDHPAGPAEDLNALEAAVWPRGARREDGVLTVGGVDVRDLAKEYGTPLYVYDEEDVRSRAREYAAAFHDGEVHYAGKAFLCTAVARWLKEEGLGLDVCSGGELAVALAADFPTERITLHGSNKAKWELREALEAGVGRIVLDSFEEIARLGYLAQQMGVRPKVMVRVTTGVEAHTHEFIATAHDDQKFGFSRSSGAALEAVRRVLELKQLELVGLHSHIGSQIFEVDGFEVAAHRLAELLVAIRDEHGIELPELDLGGGYGIAYVPGEEPHDPKSIADGLRDIVARECKAYDLAMPRLTVEPGRAIIGPGGVTVYEVGTVKDVEGLRTYVSVDGGMSDNLRTALYGAEYTGVLASRSSDAAPMLSRLVGKHCESGDIVVRDLWFPEDLAAGDLVAVAATGAYCRSMASNYNHVPKPAVVAVRDGRSRVIVRRESAADLLRLDAEVEA from the coding sequence ATGAGTCGAGTACACCCTGCTGGGCCGAGGCATGCCGATGTGCTGCCGGAGGACCATCCTGCCGGGCCGGCGGAGGATCTGAACGCCCTGGAGGCCGCGGTGTGGCCGCGCGGCGCTCGCCGGGAGGACGGCGTCCTGACGGTGGGCGGCGTCGATGTGCGGGACCTGGCCAAGGAGTACGGGACGCCTCTGTACGTCTATGACGAGGAGGACGTGCGGAGCCGGGCCAGGGAGTATGCGGCGGCGTTCCATGACGGGGAGGTCCACTACGCGGGCAAGGCCTTCCTGTGCACTGCGGTCGCGCGGTGGCTGAAGGAGGAGGGCCTGGGGCTCGACGTGTGCAGCGGGGGTGAGCTTGCCGTGGCTCTTGCGGCGGACTTCCCTACCGAGCGCATCACCCTGCACGGGAGCAACAAGGCCAAGTGGGAGCTGCGGGAGGCCCTTGAGGCCGGCGTCGGACGGATCGTGCTGGATTCGTTCGAGGAGATAGCGCGGCTGGGGTATCTCGCCCAGCAGATGGGTGTCCGGCCCAAGGTGATGGTGCGCGTCACCACGGGTGTTGAGGCGCACACCCATGAGTTCATCGCGACCGCTCATGACGACCAGAAGTTCGGGTTCTCAAGGAGTTCTGGGGCCGCGCTGGAGGCCGTCCGGCGGGTCCTGGAGCTGAAGCAGCTGGAGCTGGTCGGGCTGCACAGTCATATCGGGTCGCAGATCTTCGAGGTGGACGGGTTCGAGGTCGCCGCGCACCGGCTGGCGGAGCTGCTGGTGGCGATCCGGGACGAGCACGGGATCGAGCTTCCGGAGCTCGACCTGGGCGGCGGTTACGGGATCGCGTACGTGCCGGGCGAGGAGCCGCACGACCCCAAGTCGATCGCGGACGGGCTCCGCGACATCGTGGCGAGGGAGTGCAAGGCGTACGACCTGGCGATGCCGCGGCTGACCGTGGAGCCGGGACGGGCGATCATCGGGCCGGGCGGCGTCACGGTGTACGAGGTCGGCACGGTGAAGGACGTCGAGGGCCTGCGCACCTATGTCTCGGTGGACGGCGGCATGAGCGACAACCTGCGCACGGCGCTGTACGGCGCCGAGTACACCGGCGTGCTGGCGAGCAGGTCGTCGGATGCGGCGCCCATGCTCAGTAGGCTTGTCGGCAAGCACTGCGAGAGCGGCGACATTGTGGTGCGGGACCTGTGGTTCCCCGAAGATCTTGCGGCGGGGGACCTGGTGGCGGTGGCGGCGACCGGTGCGTACTGTCGGTCGATGGCCAGCAACTACAACCACGTCCCGAAGCCCGCCGTCGTGGCGGTGAGGGACGGCAGGTCGCGCGTGATCGTCCGCCGGGAGAGCGCGGCGGACCTGCTGCGGCTCGATGCGGAGGTCGAAGCGTGA
- a CDS encoding response regulator transcription factor: MLVVDDDEVIRQLIAVNLQLEGFEVSTAVDGQDCLEKVGEVRPDVITLDVMMPRLDGWVTAVKLREDPGTAHIRVVMITARAQEHDVRRGHEIGVDAYVTKPFDPNQLIQTVRKLAAVSR, from the coding sequence GTGCTGGTCGTCGATGATGACGAGGTGATCCGCCAGCTCATCGCCGTGAACCTGCAACTGGAGGGGTTCGAGGTGTCGACCGCGGTGGACGGTCAGGACTGCCTGGAGAAGGTGGGCGAGGTCCGGCCGGACGTGATCACGCTGGATGTGATGATGCCGCGGCTGGACGGGTGGGTGACCGCGGTGAAGCTGCGGGAGGACCCCGGGACCGCGCACATCCGGGTCGTGATGATCACGGCGCGGGCGCAGGAGCACGATGTGCGGCGGGGGCATGAGATCGGTGTCGACGCGTACGTGACCAAGCCGTTCGACCCGAACCAGCTGATCCAGACGGTGCGGAAACTCGCGGCTGTGTCCAGATAG
- a CDS encoding tyrosine-type recombinase/integrase: protein MRGPARPSDDRRPRRTLRAAWRGAAQRPERRRPLKPEYYRRRWRGFYGALKYAAREKQLSADPLDGASDRDWKPPEVVHAVDRRRVPNPKQVGALLEAVRKVGRTQGPRLVAVFGCMYYGMLRPSEAVNVRKDDCTLPASGWGLLEVREVKSAAGKQWTDDGDVHETRGLKGRPVDTVRPVPIPPELVELLRAHLDEYGPRPDGWLFRTYKDGVYQPSTLWRVLDMARGKAFTATQAKTPLARKPYDFRHAGVSWRLNSGVPPTQVAEWAGHSVEVVLKIYAKVIAGQDRVWEGLIDDALGD, encoded by the coding sequence ATGCGCGGCCCGGCGCGGCCGTCCGATGACCGGCGCCCACGCCGCACGCTCCGGGCGGCCTGGCGCGGGGCCGCGCAGCGGCCTGAGCGCCGCCGCCCCTTGAAGCCGGAGTACTACCGGCGTCGCTGGCGCGGCTTCTACGGTGCGCTCAAGTATGCCGCCCGTGAGAAACAGCTTTCAGCAGATCCCCTCGATGGGGCCAGCGATCGCGACTGGAAACCGCCCGAAGTGGTCCACGCGGTCGACCGGCGGCGCGTCCCCAACCCGAAGCAAGTCGGCGCGCTTCTGGAGGCCGTCCGCAAAGTCGGCAGGACGCAGGGCCCTCGCCTCGTCGCCGTCTTCGGCTGCATGTACTACGGCATGCTCCGGCCGTCCGAAGCGGTCAACGTCCGTAAGGACGACTGCACCTTGCCCGCGTCCGGCTGGGGTCTGCTGGAGGTCCGCGAGGTGAAGTCGGCGGCCGGTAAGCAGTGGACGGACGATGGCGACGTTCACGAGACGCGCGGGCTCAAGGGGCGGCCGGTCGACACTGTTCGTCCCGTCCCGATTCCGCCGGAACTGGTCGAGCTGCTCCGCGCGCACTTGGACGAGTACGGCCCAAGGCCGGACGGCTGGCTGTTCCGCACCTACAAGGACGGCGTCTATCAACCCTCCACGCTCTGGCGGGTCCTGGACATGGCGCGCGGCAAGGCATTCACGGCGACACAGGCCAAGACTCCACTCGCGCGCAAGCCGTACGACTTCCGGCACGCGGGGGTCTCGTGGCGGCTCAACTCCGGCGTCCCGCCTACGCAGGTCGCCGAGTGGGCCGGACACAGTGTCGAGGTGGTCTTGAAGATCTACGCCAAGGTCATAGCCGGTCAGGACCGCGTATGGGAGGGGCTCATAGACGACGCCCTCGGCGACTGA
- a CDS encoding GNAT family N-acetyltransferase — MADITVSLTVRDLIHEDLPSCAWSGSAAHLVSMAKALDRAARGEVDYLAVCPPSGLPVAVGGVDYAEKPGAGTLWQLAVHPALQSCGIGAILVQAAEQRIRARGLDRAELGVEESNPRARALYERLGYAAYGSAPDSWQVGGPDGTTIRYETVCTLMRKHLE; from the coding sequence ATGGCCGACATCACGGTGTCGCTGACCGTCCGCGACCTGATCCACGAGGATCTTCCCTCCTGCGCTTGGTCCGGGTCGGCCGCGCATCTGGTGAGCATGGCCAAGGCTCTGGATCGGGCCGCGCGTGGCGAGGTGGACTACCTCGCCGTCTGCCCTCCGTCCGGTCTGCCGGTGGCGGTCGGCGGGGTCGACTACGCCGAGAAGCCCGGTGCGGGGACCCTCTGGCAGTTGGCCGTTCACCCGGCGCTGCAGTCGTGCGGAATCGGCGCCATTCTGGTCCAGGCCGCCGAGCAGCGGATCCGTGCTCGCGGCTTGGACCGCGCTGAGTTGGGCGTCGAAGAGAGCAACCCGCGGGCCCGGGCCTTGTATGAGCGGCTCGGCTATGCCGCCTACGGGAGCGCGCCCGACTCGTGGCAGGTAGGGGGCCCGGACGGAACCACCATCCGGTACGAGACGGTCTGCACGCTGATGCGCAAGCACCTGGAGTAG
- a CDS encoding NAD(P)-dependent oxidoreductase, with protein MLTGAAGLVGSVLREPLSAAADRLVSVDRSPLPANYAGEEVRALDLESVEAAMRAVEGADSVVHLAGVADEAPFATLLNGSVLVAHHVLEASRRAGVRRVVLASSNRLTGFYPISQTVSPDAPPRPDGLYGVSKVAIEALGRLYADKFGLEVVCVRIGSLEREPFESRHLATWLSPRDCQGFFLDALTSSQAGFSVMYAVSANPRRFWSLTDGYEPVDAADGLPEDFFREDGPQGGDYASPAYTLRHLT; from the coding sequence GTGTTGACGGGGGCTGCCGGCCTGGTTGGGAGCGTGCTCCGTGAACCGTTGAGCGCCGCGGCCGACCGGCTTGTGTCAGTCGACCGGTCGCCTTTGCCGGCGAACTATGCGGGAGAGGAGGTCCGTGCGCTTGATCTGGAGAGCGTTGAGGCGGCCATGCGTGCCGTTGAGGGTGCCGATTCTGTTGTGCACCTTGCAGGCGTCGCCGACGAGGCACCGTTCGCCACACTGCTGAACGGCAGTGTGCTGGTGGCCCATCACGTGCTGGAGGCGTCGCGTCGCGCCGGAGTGCGGCGGGTCGTGCTGGCCAGCAGCAATCGGCTGACCGGGTTTTATCCGATCTCGCAAACGGTGTCCCCCGATGCCCCGCCTCGCCCGGACGGGCTGTACGGCGTCAGCAAGGTCGCGATCGAAGCGCTGGGCAGACTTTATGCCGACAAGTTCGGCCTTGAAGTCGTGTGCGTGCGGATCGGCAGTCTGGAGCGTGAGCCGTTCGAGTCGCGGCACCTGGCCACGTGGCTCAGTCCCCGTGATTGCCAGGGGTTCTTCCTCGATGCGCTGACTTCTTCCCAGGCCGGTTTCAGTGTCATGTACGCGGTCTCCGCCAACCCGCGGCGCTTCTGGAGTCTCACGGACGGTTACGAGCCGGTCGATGCAGCGGACGGCCTGCCCGAGGACTTCTTCCGCGAGGACGGTCCGCAGGGCGGCGACTACGCCTCTCCCGCATACACACTGCGGCACCTCACGTGA
- a CDS encoding RICIN domain-containing protein: MPTTNSISTQEGAKVPGRRAVPQPDGVRDAAGFLALMRRLQRWSGLSLAELEARMGSAHVLLPEGLAGMLGGSKLPRREVVAAFISACGCVPEVQADWMRAYARVSGTAPASSPETAFAPPPAQEAPPEEPEKRARPRHRKAGGKRRHKRTRRSLSPLAAAPAFVTVAVIAVAMLTGTDDDSGKADDGHGGKRPAAAPPGTGWYAVQPETATSVGDCLSIFPDNQFEPTLSQEQCDEEDALQRFWLEPDAGGIYVIKAYTVKEQLWCLTLDAPSDGARLHLKACDKASKWQRFALQAAEAPSSGKAGDGTSQPAPLFELRPGETREKGMCVGIDSSHSGTVQAVHTACSKSAVWGYSFIQTAAPA, from the coding sequence ATGCCCACGACTAACAGTATTTCAACGCAAGAAGGGGCAAAAGTGCCAGGCCGCAGGGCGGTCCCGCAGCCTGACGGCGTCCGTGACGCCGCCGGGTTCCTCGCCTTGATGCGCAGGCTTCAGCGCTGGTCGGGACTCAGCCTCGCGGAACTCGAAGCCAGGATGGGCTCCGCGCATGTGCTCCTTCCGGAAGGCCTGGCCGGAATGCTCGGCGGAAGCAAGCTTCCGCGACGGGAAGTTGTGGCGGCATTCATCAGCGCTTGCGGATGCGTGCCCGAAGTGCAGGCCGATTGGATGCGCGCGTACGCGAGGGTCAGCGGGACGGCACCGGCGTCCTCCCCGGAGACCGCCTTCGCCCCGCCCCCCGCGCAGGAGGCGCCACCGGAAGAACCGGAAAAGCGAGCGCGCCCCCGCCACCGGAAGGCGGGAGGAAAACGCCGCCATAAGCGGACGCGCCGTTCACTGTCCCCGCTGGCGGCCGCTCCGGCGTTCGTTACCGTCGCGGTCATCGCGGTGGCCATGCTGACCGGGACGGACGACGACTCCGGCAAGGCCGACGACGGTCACGGGGGGAAACGGCCGGCCGCGGCCCCGCCCGGCACAGGCTGGTACGCCGTCCAGCCGGAAACGGCCACGTCGGTCGGCGACTGCCTGTCGATCTTCCCCGACAACCAGTTCGAGCCGACCCTTTCCCAGGAGCAGTGCGACGAGGAGGACGCGCTGCAGCGGTTCTGGCTGGAACCCGATGCCGGCGGCATCTACGTGATCAAGGCCTATACGGTCAAAGAGCAACTCTGGTGCCTCACGCTGGACGCCCCCAGCGACGGCGCACGCCTCCACCTGAAGGCGTGCGACAAGGCCAGCAAGTGGCAGAGGTTCGCCCTGCAGGCAGCCGAGGCGCCCAGTTCCGGGAAGGCCGGCGACGGCACCTCGCAACCCGCGCCCCTCTTCGAACTGCGGCCGGGCGAGACTCGCGAGAAGGGAATGTGCGTGGGGATCGACTCCTCGCATTCGGGCACCGTCCAGGCGGTCCACACCGCCTGCTCGAAGTCGGCGGTCTGGGGCTACAGCTTCATCCAGACCGCAGCACCCGCCTAG
- a CDS encoding sensor histidine kinase, translating into MSDLAKHAPGSLRGSAESRIGTAFVLLIQVRVLVVGVTVLIDRQVRGDFWALGVLAGVALLSGLMLLGWEQVVSRLYAQPALLACDVLVGYAVLEAGGILGPYFLVTVIAAGLAGLLYRWPTTAALCLQQAVLYYVALFQGDGTDGIGQSTTLPLLLAMPAFYGIGALVGTVIRRLLDEQAAAEEALWRSEALAMAAEERSRLAREMHDSLSGTLSGIALAASSLPAFVRRSPERAEKEAQRIATAAQIATRQARSLISELRSDTAQRPLHVVAAELAAEWGRATGLRVVTRIQEGADLPLHPRHETVAIISEALENVRRHADASVVELTVSGGPDGLRAVVRDDGRGMPGRPGGAGWLDELAGGGHYGLLGMHERARRGGGELTVDSVPGGGTSVTVRFPAGPAGGGSAGDGTAGRAPAASGKAPMEGSE; encoded by the coding sequence ATGTCCGATCTCGCCAAGCACGCTCCCGGGTCGCTGCGCGGATCCGCCGAATCCCGCATCGGCACGGCATTCGTGCTGCTCATCCAGGTGCGGGTGCTGGTCGTCGGGGTGACGGTGCTCATCGACCGGCAGGTCCGGGGCGACTTCTGGGCCTTGGGCGTGCTGGCGGGGGTGGCGCTGCTCTCCGGGCTGATGCTGCTCGGCTGGGAGCAGGTCGTCTCCCGGCTGTACGCGCAGCCGGCCCTGCTGGCCTGCGATGTCCTCGTCGGCTACGCGGTGCTGGAGGCCGGCGGGATCCTCGGCCCGTACTTCCTGGTCACGGTGATCGCGGCCGGTCTGGCGGGGCTGCTGTACCGGTGGCCGACGACGGCGGCGCTGTGCCTCCAGCAGGCCGTGCTGTACTACGTGGCGCTCTTCCAGGGCGACGGGACGGACGGCATCGGGCAGAGCACGACGCTCCCGCTGCTGCTCGCGATGCCCGCCTTCTACGGGATCGGCGCCCTGGTCGGCACCGTGATCCGGCGGCTGCTCGACGAGCAGGCCGCGGCGGAGGAGGCGCTGTGGCGCTCGGAGGCGCTGGCGATGGCCGCCGAGGAGCGCTCCCGGCTCGCCCGGGAGATGCATGATTCGCTGAGCGGCACCCTGTCCGGGATCGCGCTGGCGGCGAGCAGCCTGCCCGCCTTCGTGCGCAGGTCTCCGGAGCGGGCGGAGAAGGAGGCCCAGCGCATCGCCACCGCCGCGCAGATCGCCACCCGGCAGGCGCGATCGCTCATCTCCGAACTGCGGTCCGACACCGCGCAGCGCCCGCTGCACGTCGTGGCCGCCGAGCTCGCGGCGGAATGGGGACGGGCGACGGGGCTGCGGGTGGTCACGCGCATCCAGGAGGGCGCCGACCTGCCGCTGCATCCCCGGCACGAGACCGTGGCGATCATCTCGGAGGCGCTGGAGAACGTCCGCCGGCACGCCGATGCCTCGGTCGTGGAGCTCACCGTGTCCGGCGGGCCGGACGGTCTCCGGGCGGTGGTGCGCGACGACGGCCGCGGCATGCCCGGGCGCCCCGGCGGGGCGGGCTGGCTGGACGAGCTCGCCGGCGGCGGACACTACGGCCTCCTCGGCATGCACGAGCGGGCCCGGCGCGGCGGAGGAGAGCTCACCGTCGACTCGGTCCCGGGCGGTGGCACGAGCGTCACCGTCCGGTTCCCCGCCGGGCCGGCCGGCGGCGGGTCGGCAGGGGACGGGACGGCGGGGAGGGCCCCGGCCGCGAGCGGGAAGGCGCCGATGGAGGGAAGCGAATGA
- a CDS encoding response regulator transcription factor: MNAGVRCRVLVVDDNPFIRSGLALALDASGEIEVVGEAGDGREAVELARELAPDVILLDVRMPHVDGISASAALSAISRVIMLTQVEDPEVVLAAVRNGAVGYLVHNTFTPEELAAAVLDTARHRAHPLSQAASAALIDAARTDPGTAPAAADPAEQRSRFGLSEREAEVMDLITQGHPNSVIAAKLFLTEKTVKNYINRLYAKLGAPNRSTAIVTWLGMPPRD, translated from the coding sequence ATGAACGCGGGTGTGCGGTGCCGGGTGCTGGTGGTGGACGACAACCCGTTCATCCGCTCCGGGCTGGCGCTGGCGCTGGACGCGTCCGGCGAGATCGAGGTCGTCGGCGAGGCGGGGGACGGCCGCGAGGCCGTGGAGCTGGCGCGCGAGCTGGCCCCGGACGTGATCCTGCTGGACGTCCGGATGCCGCACGTCGACGGGATCTCCGCCTCGGCCGCGCTGAGCGCGATCAGCCGGGTCATCATGCTCACCCAGGTCGAGGACCCCGAGGTGGTGCTGGCGGCCGTCCGGAACGGGGCGGTGGGCTACCTGGTGCACAACACCTTCACCCCGGAGGAGCTGGCCGCGGCGGTGCTGGACACCGCGAGGCATCGGGCCCACCCCCTTTCCCAGGCGGCGTCGGCCGCACTGATCGACGCCGCGCGGACCGACCCGGGCACCGCGCCCGCGGCGGCCGACCCGGCCGAGCAGCGCTCGCGTTTCGGGCTCTCCGAACGCGAGGCCGAGGTCATGGATCTGATCACTCAGGGACATCCGAACTCGGTGATCGCCGCCAAGCTATTTCTCACCGAGAAGACCGTCAAGAATTACATCAACCGGCTTTACGCCAAGCTCGGGGCGCCCAACCGCTCCACGGCAATCGTGACCTGGCTCGGAATGCCGCCGCGGGATTGA
- a CDS encoding glycoside hydrolase family 16 protein — translation MSFSFRRRAVVVTVTAVTVGVSAFAALHESSADIGRTGAAAEFHPVPAGEPGPSAAPRSARPTPRASAEADRAAEKTGGAAGAATAAQRYGWGRPLARDEFNGRLDREAWELYDGEGHAGNGRRSPEAVTVRNGALRITGTPDGTTGGLGWRNGDRKYGRWEARLRMNRACACYNANVLLWPVNGGGGTAPEGGGGEIDYMETYGDDGLRKGANFFLHFDQRKGAEQKGREGNSGRLDGRADVDLTTWHTFALEWTPKEINGYVDGRRHFHTTRQDVQPPRAMGQAIQLDWMPELKKLTARGIDTGRDATLEIDWIRMYGA, via the coding sequence GTGTCCTTCTCATTCCGTAGACGCGCCGTCGTCGTGACGGTCACGGCGGTGACGGTCGGGGTCTCGGCGTTCGCCGCCCTGCACGAGAGCTCCGCCGACATCGGCCGCACGGGCGCGGCGGCCGAGTTCCACCCGGTTCCCGCCGGGGAGCCGGGTCCCTCCGCGGCCCCCCGGAGCGCTCGGCCGACCCCCCGCGCCTCCGCCGAGGCCGACCGCGCCGCCGAGAAGACCGGCGGCGCCGCCGGCGCGGCGACGGCGGCGCAGCGGTACGGCTGGGGGCGTCCGCTGGCGCGCGACGAGTTCAACGGGCGCCTCGACCGGGAGGCGTGGGAGCTGTACGACGGCGAGGGGCACGCCGGCAACGGGCGGCGCAGCCCCGAGGCGGTCACCGTGCGGAACGGGGCGCTGCGGATCACCGGCACACCGGACGGGACGACCGGCGGGCTCGGCTGGCGCAACGGCGACCGCAAGTACGGCCGCTGGGAGGCGCGGCTGCGGATGAACCGCGCCTGCGCCTGCTACAACGCGAACGTGCTGCTGTGGCCCGTCAACGGCGGCGGCGGCACGGCGCCGGAGGGCGGCGGCGGCGAGATCGACTACATGGAGACCTACGGAGACGACGGGCTCCGGAAGGGCGCCAACTTCTTCCTGCACTTCGACCAGCGGAAGGGGGCGGAGCAGAAGGGCCGCGAGGGCAACTCGGGCCGCCTGGACGGCCGGGCCGACGTCGACCTCACCACGTGGCACACGTTCGCGCTCGAGTGGACCCCCAAGGAAATCAACGGGTATGTGGACGGGCGCCGCCACTTCCACACCACCAGGCAGGACGTGCAGCCCCCGCGCGCGATGGGCCAGGCGATCCAGCTCGACTGGATGCCCGAGCTGAAGAAGCTGACCGCGCGCGGCATCGACACCGGCCGCGACGCGACCCTCGAGATCGACTGGATCCGCATGTACGGCGCCTGA
- a CDS encoding metalloregulator ArsR/SmtB family transcription factor, producing the protein MDEVFRALADPTRRKLLDRLNERNGQSLRELCSGLGTSRQAVSKHLSVLEAAQLVVAARRGREKLHYLNAAPINAIAERWIRRYDQERANALTDLRTALEQQPMDGNDAFVYTTYIKSTPERLWEALTDPAFTRRYWGVGFETDWKPGSEMTWEEGGRRTGDPEQVVLECEPGRRLSYTWHTFTPEWAEGAGVGEDVLAELQAESRSRVTFEIEPLGEMVKLTVVHDGLDAGGALRGMIGQGWPAIAASLKSLLETGAPLPA; encoded by the coding sequence ATGGACGAGGTCTTCCGGGCGCTGGCCGATCCCACCCGGCGCAAGCTGCTGGACCGGCTGAACGAGCGCAACGGGCAGAGCCTGCGCGAGCTGTGCTCGGGCCTCGGCACCAGCCGGCAGGCGGTCAGCAAGCACCTGTCCGTGCTGGAGGCCGCCCAGCTGGTGGTGGCGGCGCGGCGCGGCCGGGAGAAGCTCCACTACCTCAACGCCGCGCCGATCAACGCCATCGCCGAGCGCTGGATCAGGCGCTACGACCAGGAGCGCGCCAACGCGCTCACCGATCTCAGAACGGCATTGGAGCAGCAGCCGATGGACGGCAACGACGCTTTCGTGTACACGACCTACATCAAGTCCACGCCCGAACGGCTCTGGGAGGCCCTGACCGACCCGGCCTTCACGCGCCGCTACTGGGGCGTCGGCTTCGAGACCGACTGGAAACCGGGCTCGGAGATGACCTGGGAGGAGGGCGGCCGGCGCACCGGCGACCCCGAGCAGGTCGTCCTGGAGTGCGAGCCCGGCCGCCGGCTGTCCTACACCTGGCACACCTTCACCCCGGAATGGGCGGAGGGCGCCGGAGTGGGCGAGGACGTGCTGGCCGAGCTGCAGGCCGAGTCCCGCTCCAGGGTGACCTTCGAGATCGAGCCGCTCGGCGAGATGGTGAAGCTCACCGTCGTCCACGACGGCCTCGACGCCGGAGGCGCCCTGCGCGGCATGATCGGCCAGGGCTGGCCCGCGATCGCGGCGAGCCTGAAGTCGCTGCTGGAGACCGGCGCCCCCCTGCCCGCGTAG
- a CDS encoding C40 family peptidase, translating to MTGKHSTGNHNAGDHGPGNNSTGKHSTGRNKKKSGLFGLSPRANGAILGLAAIGVAATTLQATAGSSESGTSVASVQSIPKQRAADPEPGKDPEKGSATSAKTDTTDERSKVIARAKTWNPHSGDRVPYSQTDYHKGYRTDCSGFVAMTLGLAKPGPNTVGLTSSRFTERIKMSELKKGDLVMDAEGTNTTRHVVIFEKWANKAHTSYWAFEQRGRYGTDYRTRDYGLDSGSEYKAYRPKKLSDA from the coding sequence TTGACAGGCAAGCACAGCACGGGCAATCACAACGCGGGCGATCACGGCCCGGGAAACAACAGCACGGGAAAGCACAGCACGGGCAGGAACAAGAAGAAGTCGGGGCTTTTCGGGCTGAGCCCGCGCGCCAACGGCGCGATCCTCGGCCTGGCCGCGATCGGCGTGGCCGCCACGACCCTCCAGGCGACGGCCGGTTCGTCCGAGTCGGGCACGTCCGTCGCCTCCGTCCAGAGCATCCCCAAGCAGCGCGCCGCCGACCCGGAGCCGGGCAAGGACCCGGAGAAGGGCTCCGCGACGTCCGCCAAGACGGACACCACCGACGAGCGGTCGAAGGTCATCGCGCGGGCCAAGACCTGGAACCCGCACAGCGGCGACCGCGTGCCCTACAGCCAGACCGACTACCACAAGGGCTACCGCACCGACTGCTCCGGCTTCGTGGCGATGACCCTCGGGCTGGCGAAGCCGGGGCCGAACACCGTCGGCCTGACGTCCTCGCGCTTCACCGAGCGCATCAAGATGTCGGAGCTCAAGAAGGGCGACCTCGTGATGGACGCCGAGGGCACCAACACGACGCGCCATGTCGTCATCTTCGAGAAGTGGGCCAACAAGGCCCACACGTCCTACTGGGCGTTCGAGCAGCGCGGCCGGTACGGCACCGACTACCGGACGCGCGACTACGGGCTCGACTCGGGCAGCGAGTACAAGGCCTACCGGCCGAAGAAGCTCAGCGACGCTTGA
- a CDS encoding SAM-dependent methyltransferase has protein sequence MLHYLSPDVVDGVVAAYRDVLAPGSHLFMTSLVDTGLPQQQELARITRENLEEGWARTPAEIEAQFGDFELVEPGVTYTALWRPEGPVDPDHLAPGEQLGMAGVAIKRR, from the coding sequence ATGCTGCACTACCTGTCGCCGGACGTAGTGGACGGCGTCGTCGCCGCCTACCGCGACGTCCTGGCTCCGGGCAGCCACCTGTTCATGACGTCCCTCGTGGACACGGGCCTGCCCCAGCAACAGGAGCTGGCCCGCATCACACGAGAGAACCTGGAAGAGGGCTGGGCGCGCACGCCCGCCGAGATCGAGGCCCAGTTCGGTGACTTCGAACTGGTCGAACCCGGCGTGACCTACACGGCCCTGTGGCGTCCCGAAGGCCCGGTCGACCCGGACCACCTCGCTCCAGGGGAGCAGCTCGGGATGGCCGGCGTCGCCATCAAGCGTCGCTGA